TTTGTTAAATTAAAAGGGAATCACTATTATTCATTTTCCTCTTTATCGTCCTTTTTTTTCTCTTTTGGTTTAGCTGTTTTTTTGTTTTTTTGCTTGTTTTCTTCAGCTATCATTTTGTCTTTAAGTTCTTTTAAAACATCTTGTTCGCTTCCTAATGTTGTCTTTTTAACTTTTGATTTCACGCCTCTAAGAGTTTTTCTTGTTGAATCTGCTTCTTTCTTTTTCTTAGCATATTCTTTGTCTTTCTGGGCTTTTATTGCTTCTTTCCATGTTCTTGTATGTGAAACAGTAATTTTTCTGTTATTTCTATCAACTTCAATAATCATAAATACAAGAACATCATCTTCCTTAATTTTAGAGTTGTCCTCTTTAAGTAAATGTTTTGCAGGAGCGTATCCTTCAATGTTGTATGGAAGAGTAATGGTAGCACCTTTTTCATCAATTCTTGCAACGGAACATTCGTGAACGGTTCCAATTTCAAAAATATCACGGAATGTTTCCCATGGATCTTCTTCTATTTGCTTATGTCCAAGACTTAATCTTCTGTTTTCAATATCAATTTCAAGAACTACACATTCAATTTTATCAGCAACTTTAGCAAATTCCGATGGGTGATTGATTTTCTTAGTCCATGAAAGATCTGAAATATGAATCAATCCGTCAACGCCTTCTTCCAATTCTACAAAAAGTCCAAAGTTTGTAATGTTTTTAACTTCTGTTGTGATATTTGTTTCTTTTGGATATTTTTCACCAATTTTTTTCCAAGGATCTTCTGTAAGTTGTTTTAAACCAAGTGAAAGTTTTCTGTCTTCTCTTGAAATAGTTAAAACTTTTACTTCTACTTCCTGATGAAGTGCAATATAATCGGAAGGAGATTTAAGATGCTGTGACCATGTCATTTCTGAAACATGAACAAGACCTTCAACACCTGGGAAAATTTCTACGAAAGCTCCGTAATCTTCAATGTTTACAATTTTACCTTTTAAAACACTTCCTTCAACAATATCTTTAGGTAATGTTTCCCAAGGATGCTCTGTAAGTTGTTTCATTCCCAATGAAATACGTTTTTTGTCTTCATCATAATCAAGAACAACAACGTTTATTTTCTGACCAATTTCAAGAAGTTCGTTAGGATGATTTATTCTTCCCCATGAAACATCTGTAATATGGATAAGACCGTCAACACCACCAAGGTCAACAAATACACCAAAGGATGTAAGATTTTTAACAATTCCTTCAAGTACTTGACCTTTTTCTAGTTTAGATAATATCTTATGACGTTGTTCTTCAATATCTTGCTCAATAATTGCTTTATGAGAAACAACAATATTTCTGAATGCAGGGTTTAACTTTACAACTCTTAAATCAATATCTTTTCCAACATAAGAATCATAATCTTTTACAGGTTTAATGTCAAGTTGAGAACCAGGTAAAAATGAGTCAAGCCCAAAAAGGTCAACTACCATTCCGCCTTTAGTTCTATCTTTAATATGTCCTTGAACAACCTCTCCTGTTTCGTGAATTTTTTCAATTCTTCTCCATGCATTTTCAGCTAAGGCTTTTCTATATGAAAGGACTAATTGTCCATCTTGTCCTTCAATAGATTCCACTAAAACTTCAACTTCATCACCTACTTTTAAATCAGGATTGTTTTTAAATTCCGAAAATGGAACAAGACCATCTGATTTATAGCCAATGTTTAAAATAACATCTTTTTCAGTAATGTGTTCAACCTTTGCTTTTATTAGTTCATGCTCTTTAATAACGTTAAGAGTTTCAGTATAAAGCTTTTCTAATTTGGCTTTTTCCTCAGAATCATAATCCGAAACATTGTCGTCTTCTTCAAATTTGTCCCAATCAAATTCTTCTTCTTGTTCAACAATTTCTTCTACTTTTTCCTCTTTTATTTCTTTTGCCTCTTTCTTTTCCCACTCTTTTTCTTCTTCTTCCTTTTTTGAACCTTTCTGTTCTTCCTGTTTAGGCAATTCTTCTTTTGTTTCCTGCTTTGGTGTTTCTTCTTTTACCTCTTCTTTAATAGCAGGTTTTTCATCTTTAGGAATATTTCCTTTAGATTCTTCTGTTTTAGAAGCTTCCTTTTTTTCAGCTCCTTCATTACTTTGATTTAAATTTTTTTGTTTTTCTTCCATTTTTTTTAATATCCTCCTTTTGTCCTAAGAAATTTAGGAAGCGCAAATGTAAAATATTTTTTTTTAAATAAGCAAGAAAATTTATTGAAAAACAATTTTCTTGTTTCTCTATTCTTTACAGAAAAATAAGGTGTTGAATAATTATAGAACCTCCCTATAGATTAAATTATTAACATTACATCACCGTAATCCATAAACCTATATTTCTCTTTTATTGCAATATTATAAGCTTCTTTTATCAGTTTCATTCCTCCAAAAGCCATTGCTGATATATAAAATGGCGATTTTGGTGCATGAAAGTTAGAAATTAAAGAATTAGCAATTTTAAAATCATAGGGTGGGAAAATGAACTTTTCTGTCCATCCTTCAACAGGCAATAGCTGATTTGTTGTTGATACCGATGACTCTACAGCACGTAATGTTGTAGTTCCTATAGCACAGATTCTTTTGTTCTTTTTTATAGCTTGATTAATAATTGATACGGAATCTGAAGATATATGAAAATTTTCTGATTCCATTTTATGCTTTGAGAGGTCTTCAACTTCAATTCCACGAAAAGATGCAAGTCCAATATGAAGTGTAACTTTTGCAATATTTATGTTTTTTATTTCAAACCATTTTAATACCTCTTTACTAAAATGAATTCCTGCAGCAGGAGCAGCTATTGAACCTGCTTTGTTGGCAAAAATTGTTTGATAATTTTCAGCATCTTCCATTAATGGTTCACGTTTCATGTATTTTGGAAGTGGAGTTGTTCCTAATTTGTACAAAGTTTTTTTAAAATCTTCATAACTACCGTCTTGGTAAAAACGAATAGTTCTTCCTTTAGAAGTAGTGTTGTCAATAACTTCTGCTACAAGCATATCCTCTCCTTCTTTGCCAAAAATTAATTTGTTTCCTATTCTTACTTTTCTGGCAGGATTTACAATTACATCCCAAAGGAGAACGTCTTTATTAAGTTCTCTTAACAAAAAAACTTCAATATCAGCACCTGTTTTTTCTTTAATACCATAAAGCCTTGCAGGAAAAACTTTTGAATCATTGACTATTATTGTGTCTTCCGAATCAAAATATTCAACAATGTTTTTGAATGTTCTATGCTCTATTTTACCACTATCTTTGTGTACTACCATTAAACGAGATTCATCCCGATAAATAGCAGGATTATTTGCTACCAAATTAAATGGTAAATGAAAGCCGAATTGTCCAAGTTTTGTCATTAGTGTAGATTTTTAAATAACTGCAAATGTAATATATTTATTCCTCGATTCCATATAAATTTTAAATTTGCTAATATCAATATGTTAAAAGATGCATTTTGCGTTTTCGTTGTTTAGCATAAAAAGTGCCTAAAATTTAAATAGTGTCTCTTAGAAAAAATCTATTTTAATTTTGGAGAGTTTTCTTAGAGGCACTAAATAAGTGAATACGAGAATGAAAAATAAATAATAACTCTGTTTAACCTAACCTAATCCAGATAAACTGGAATAGAATAACTGCCACAGATTTTTTCTGTCGAAGATATGCTA
This Bacteroidota bacterium DNA region includes the following protein-coding sequences:
- the rpsA gene encoding 30S ribosomal protein S1, encoding MEEKQKNLNQSNEGAEKKEASKTEESKGNIPKDEKPAIKEEVKEETPKQETKEELPKQEEQKGSKKEEEEKEWEKKEAKEIKEEKVEEIVEQEEEFDWDKFEEDDNVSDYDSEEKAKLEKLYTETLNVIKEHELIKAKVEHITEKDVILNIGYKSDGLVPFSEFKNNPDLKVGDEVEVLVESIEGQDGQLVLSYRKALAENAWRRIEKIHETGEVVQGHIKDRTKGGMVVDLFGLDSFLPGSQLDIKPVKDYDSYVGKDIDLRVVKLNPAFRNIVVSHKAIIEQDIEEQRHKILSKLEKGQVLEGIVKNLTSFGVFVDLGGVDGLIHITDVSWGRINHPNELLEIGQKINVVVLDYDEDKKRISLGMKQLTEHPWETLPKDIVEGSVLKGKIVNIEDYGAFVEIFPGVEGLVHVSEMTWSQHLKSPSDYIALHQEVEVKVLTISREDRKLSLGLKQLTEDPWKKIGEKYPKETNITTEVKNITNFGLFVELEEGVDGLIHISDLSWTKKINHPSEFAKVADKIECVVLEIDIENRRLSLGHKQIEEDPWETFRDIFEIGTVHECSVARIDEKGATITLPYNIEGYAPAKHLLKEDNSKIKEDDVLVFMIIEVDRNNRKITVSHTRTWKEAIKAQKDKEYAKKKKEADSTRKTLRGVKSKVKKTTLGSEQDVLKELKDKMIAEENKQKNKKTAKPKEKKKDDKEENE
- the queA gene encoding tRNA preQ1(34) S-adenosylmethionine ribosyltransferase-isomerase QueA yields the protein MTKLGQFGFHLPFNLVANNPAIYRDESRLMVVHKDSGKIEHRTFKNIVEYFDSEDTIIVNDSKVFPARLYGIKEKTGADIEVFLLRELNKDVLLWDVIVNPARKVRIGNKLIFGKEGEDMLVAEVIDNTTSKGRTIRFYQDGSYEDFKKTLYKLGTTPLPKYMKREPLMEDAENYQTIFANKAGSIAAPAAGIHFSKEVLKWFEIKNINIAKVTLHIGLASFRGIEVEDLSKHKMESENFHISSDSVSIINQAIKKNKRICAIGTTTLRAVESSVSTTNQLLPVEGWTEKFIFPPYDFKIANSLISNFHAPKSPFYISAMAFGGMKLIKEAYNIAIKEKYRFMDYGDVMLII